The Actinomadura sp. WMMB 499 genome includes a window with the following:
- a CDS encoding UDP-glucose/GDP-mannose dehydrogenase family protein: MTQTDAPRLTVIGTGYLGATHAICMAVLGFEVLGVDVDERKVGKLASGEVPFFEPGLPELLTKALESGRLRFTTSFEEAGRFGDVHFICVGTPQQPGSDAADLTYVDASVRALAPHLDRRTLVVGKSTVPVGTAKRLTGIVHELAPAGTDVELAWNPEFLREGFAVDDTMRPDRLVFGVASDWAYERLEAAFRPVLDLGTPVVRTDLATAELVKVAANSFLATKISYINAMAEVCEAVGADIKDLADSLALDDRIGGKFLKPGLGFGGGCLPKDIRAFAHRAEEIGVGQAVSFLREVDDINRRRRARTVDLVREMLGGISGKRIAAWGAAFKPNSDDIRDAPALDVARTMHGLGGHVRVFDPAALDNARRAFPELRYGDSAFDVARDADVVVLLTEWSDFREVDPDALAEVVRHKRIVDGRHALDADRWRAAGWEYRALGRS; the protein is encoded by the coding sequence ATGACTCAGACGGACGCCCCTAGGCTCACCGTCATCGGAACCGGCTACCTCGGCGCGACGCACGCCATCTGCATGGCCGTGCTGGGCTTCGAGGTACTCGGCGTGGACGTCGACGAGCGCAAGGTCGGCAAACTGGCGTCCGGCGAGGTCCCCTTCTTCGAGCCGGGCCTGCCGGAGCTGCTCACCAAGGCCCTGGAGTCGGGCCGGCTGCGCTTCACCACCTCCTTCGAGGAGGCGGGCCGGTTCGGCGACGTGCACTTCATCTGCGTGGGCACCCCCCAGCAGCCCGGCTCGGACGCCGCCGACCTCACCTACGTCGACGCCTCCGTGCGGGCCCTCGCCCCGCACCTGGACCGCCGCACGCTCGTCGTCGGCAAGTCGACCGTCCCGGTCGGGACGGCGAAGCGGCTGACCGGGATCGTGCACGAGCTCGCGCCCGCCGGGACGGACGTCGAGCTGGCGTGGAACCCCGAGTTCCTCCGCGAGGGCTTCGCGGTGGACGACACGATGCGGCCCGACCGGCTCGTGTTCGGGGTCGCGTCCGACTGGGCCTACGAGCGGCTCGAGGCCGCGTTCCGTCCCGTCCTCGACCTCGGCACCCCCGTCGTCCGCACCGACCTCGCCACGGCCGAACTGGTCAAGGTCGCGGCGAACTCGTTCCTCGCCACCAAGATCTCCTACATCAACGCGATGGCGGAGGTCTGCGAGGCCGTCGGCGCCGACATCAAGGACCTCGCCGACTCGCTCGCCCTCGACGACCGCATCGGCGGCAAGTTCCTCAAGCCGGGCCTCGGCTTCGGCGGCGGCTGCCTGCCGAAGGACATCCGCGCGTTCGCGCACCGCGCCGAGGAGATCGGCGTCGGCCAGGCCGTGTCGTTCCTGCGCGAGGTCGACGACATCAACCGCCGCCGCCGGGCCCGCACCGTCGACCTCGTCCGGGAGATGCTCGGCGGGATCTCCGGCAAGCGGATCGCGGCGTGGGGCGCGGCGTTCAAGCCGAACTCCGACGACATCCGGGACGCGCCCGCCCTGGACGTCGCCCGCACCATGCACGGGCTCGGCGGGCACGTCCGGGTGTTCGACCCGGCCGCGCTCGACAACGCGCGCCGCGCGTTCCCCGAGCTCCGCTACGGCGACAGCGCGTTCGACGTGGCACGGGACGCCGACGTGGTCGTCCTGCTGACCGAGTGGTCGGACTTCCGCGAGGTCGACCCGGACGCCCTCGCCGAGGTCGTCCGGCACAAGCGGATCGTCGACGGCCGGCACGCCCTCGACGCCGACCGCTGGCGCGCCGCGGGCTGGGAGTACCGCGCCCTCGGCCGCAGCTGA
- a CDS encoding right-handed parallel beta-helix repeat-containing protein, giving the protein MKIDLKFAGILVAGAVATSALVVFATGSGDDTEGTPAGGDIVAPPSADVPVPSGTGGGTGAGAEAGAGGTGGTQRFPLPTSPERVSCPQATVTVDSAVTLQEALNVAEPGTVIELAPGTFDGRFLSQKSGTPDRPIFVCGTPKSVLDGGGTGEGYGFHLQDVAHWRLIGFTLQNSQKGVMFDGTGASVVQELTIRNIGDEAVHLRRFSTGNSVQYNSISATGRENPRFGEGVYLGSSHNNWGTLTGGQPDRSDNNLVAGNRIKATAESVDVKEGTAGGRIAGNTFDGSELSGGFNDSWVDVKGNGYVVEDNRGAHTNADGFQTHEEYKGWGTRNVFRRNVIALGGAKGVGIRLDSAGNAAACDNRVEGGELLNTGKCS; this is encoded by the coding sequence GTGAAGATCGATCTGAAGTTCGCCGGGATCCTGGTGGCCGGGGCGGTCGCCACCAGCGCGCTCGTCGTGTTCGCCACCGGGTCCGGCGACGACACGGAGGGCACGCCCGCGGGCGGTGACATCGTCGCGCCGCCGTCGGCGGACGTGCCCGTCCCGTCCGGGACCGGCGGCGGGACCGGTGCCGGCGCCGAGGCCGGGGCGGGCGGGACCGGCGGCACCCAGCGGTTCCCGCTGCCGACGTCGCCGGAGCGGGTCTCGTGCCCGCAGGCGACCGTCACCGTGGACAGCGCCGTCACGCTGCAGGAGGCGCTCAACGTCGCCGAGCCGGGCACGGTCATCGAGCTGGCCCCCGGCACGTTCGATGGGCGGTTCCTCAGCCAGAAGTCCGGTACGCCGGACCGGCCCATCTTCGTGTGCGGCACCCCGAAGTCGGTCCTGGACGGCGGCGGGACGGGCGAGGGGTACGGCTTCCACCTGCAGGACGTCGCGCACTGGCGGCTGATCGGCTTCACGCTGCAGAACAGCCAGAAGGGCGTGATGTTCGACGGGACGGGCGCGTCGGTCGTCCAGGAGCTGACGATCCGCAACATCGGGGACGAGGCCGTGCACCTGCGGCGGTTCAGCACCGGCAACTCGGTGCAGTACAACTCGATATCGGCGACGGGCCGCGAGAACCCCCGGTTCGGCGAGGGCGTCTACCTCGGCTCGTCGCACAACAACTGGGGGACGCTGACCGGGGGGCAGCCGGACCGCAGCGACAACAACCTCGTCGCCGGAAACAGGATCAAGGCCACCGCGGAGTCGGTGGACGTCAAGGAGGGCACCGCCGGGGGCCGCATCGCGGGCAACACGTTCGACGGTTCGGAACTCTCCGGCGGGTTCAACGACTCGTGGGTCGACGTCAAGGGCAACGGATACGTCGTCGAGGACAACCGGGGCGCGCACACCAACGCCGACGGGTTCCAGACCCACGAGGAGTACAAGGGCTGGGGCACGCGGAACGTCTTCCGCCGCAACGTCATCGCCCTGGGGGGCGCCAAGGGCGTGGGGATCCGGCTCGACTCGGCCGGGAACGCGGCCGCCTGCGACAACAGGGTCGAGGGCGGCGAACTGCTCAACACGGGGAAGTGCTCTTAG
- a CDS encoding nitrous oxide reductase family maturation protein NosD gives MSVKIDIKFLAGLLVGAVVVGSLVILFTGGDDDPEPGTASQNSSLEPVAPGAGATGPGEEEEGDEGDGEGGNAAGPALTLPVPEGEGKINCPAPTKTVTDTASLEAALRDAKAGDVIKLGPGTYTGKFVAKADGTQQQPIHLCGDAKTILDGEGVDEGYGFHLDGANYWRLIGFTVTNTQKGVMGDGTNGSIIQGLTVHEIGDEAIHLRKFSTGNTVQYNKIYNTGLRREKFGEGVYLGSAESNFKSITGGQPDKSDNNVVRGNVIRATAEAIDIKEGTSGGKILNNVFDGTKTGGSKHNDSWIDVKGNNYLIQGNKGTGTPYDGFQTHEIIDGWGKNNTFTGNTIDLGGGNGVGIADTKGGNIIKCDNKMVNGGKLTKDGKCS, from the coding sequence ATGAGTGTCAAGATCGACATCAAGTTCCTCGCCGGCCTGCTGGTCGGCGCCGTCGTGGTGGGATCGCTGGTGATCCTGTTCACCGGCGGCGACGACGACCCCGAGCCCGGCACCGCGTCGCAGAACTCGTCGCTGGAGCCGGTCGCGCCCGGAGCGGGCGCGACCGGGCCCGGCGAGGAGGAAGAGGGCGACGAGGGCGACGGCGAGGGCGGCAACGCGGCCGGCCCGGCGCTGACGCTGCCCGTCCCCGAGGGCGAAGGCAAGATCAACTGCCCGGCCCCCACCAAGACGGTCACCGACACCGCGAGCCTGGAGGCCGCCCTGCGCGACGCCAAGGCCGGTGACGTCATCAAGCTGGGGCCGGGCACCTACACGGGCAAGTTCGTCGCGAAGGCGGACGGCACCCAGCAGCAGCCGATCCACCTGTGCGGGGACGCCAAGACGATCCTCGACGGCGAGGGCGTGGACGAGGGCTACGGCTTCCACCTGGACGGCGCGAACTACTGGCGGCTCATCGGCTTCACCGTGACCAACACCCAGAAGGGCGTCATGGGGGACGGCACGAACGGCTCGATCATCCAGGGCCTGACCGTCCACGAGATCGGCGACGAGGCCATCCACCTGCGGAAGTTCTCCACCGGCAACACCGTCCAGTACAACAAGATCTACAACACCGGCCTGCGCCGCGAGAAGTTCGGCGAGGGCGTCTACCTGGGCAGCGCCGAGTCCAACTTCAAGTCGATCACCGGCGGGCAGCCCGACAAGAGCGACAACAACGTGGTGCGCGGCAACGTCATCCGGGCCACCGCCGAGGCGATCGACATCAAGGAGGGCACGTCCGGCGGGAAGATCCTGAACAACGTGTTCGACGGGACGAAGACCGGCGGCAGCAAGCACAACGACTCGTGGATCGACGTCAAGGGCAACAACTACCTGATCCAGGGCAACAAGGGCACCGGCACGCCGTACGACGGCTTCCAGACGCACGAGATCATCGACGGCTGGGGCAAGAACAACACGTTCACCGGCAACACCATCGACCTGGGCGGCGGCAACGGCGTCGGGATCGCCGACACCAAGGGCGGCAACATCATCAAGTGCGACAACAAGATGGTGAACGGCGGCAAGCTCACCAAGGACGGGAAGTGCTCCTGA
- a CDS encoding right-handed parallel beta-helix repeat-containing protein codes for MNAPANTPGPPGPPRTPGPSGTPAPAAPAGPASPPGPRHGAAPPPKKKGAGGKILTTVLVLGLAGGGTYAYRVYADRPPEMPGVNEVTSTAAQQQSTLVDQEDLRVMQTRAQQESDIAGGGAAAVQARQPRLMSSANGRTLMLPQRREPYYVSELQKLAGEDFQQLGDGSYLLNVSIMVAAGGKLVLQSSTGPLTIRMRSVPGSFASIVSAGGSVRINGSAQNPVNITSWNEETRSPDTKVSDGRAYVRAIGGSFSMTYTNVKHLGFWSGRTGGVSLTGSDRPDSSAEQVQPGPPHQVRMPDGSREQTRGNRDQIEVQAADGSGGATSFHVPQASLVSGTIENSTFDGNAYGIFVTASNQTRLAGNTISNSLVNGVLLHRFAKNAVIENTTVSRSRGDGFVLSRGTEGVRITNCTSKDNGGNGYTLNGQPLAEGPSASGEGTTAFGQNLISGSNAEENERYGFEILGGDNVAIQNSRVTGGDMGIVAREMATRVQISGNQVRGSERQGIVLRDGVEGGSVAGNVIHGTQTALYVRDSSVTLQGNTVQSASRHGVTLNGDVAATVIAGNTISGSGSSALDYDRAQGQYKNTGNNIKGWNKTAGFWTWVKRVLKPMNVIWAGVFLLVAVSAFRSRGTGLRIGRRGAHPYEQQTKLEERPVRLLRRTPPAAPPNGQRRQPAGTRVDH; via the coding sequence ATGAACGCACCCGCGAACACGCCCGGACCGCCCGGACCGCCCCGCACGCCCGGACCGTCCGGTACGCCGGCCCCGGCGGCCCCGGCGGGCCCCGCGAGCCCGCCCGGGCCGAGGCACGGTGCCGCGCCGCCGCCGAAGAAGAAGGGCGCCGGAGGCAAGATCCTGACGACAGTCCTGGTGCTGGGCCTGGCGGGCGGCGGAACGTACGCGTACCGCGTGTACGCCGACCGTCCGCCGGAGATGCCCGGCGTGAACGAGGTGACCTCGACGGCCGCGCAGCAGCAGTCGACGCTCGTCGACCAGGAGGACCTGCGGGTCATGCAGACCCGCGCGCAGCAGGAGTCGGACATCGCGGGCGGCGGCGCGGCGGCCGTGCAGGCGCGGCAGCCGCGGCTGATGTCGTCCGCGAACGGCCGGACGCTGATGCTGCCGCAGCGCCGCGAACCGTACTACGTGTCGGAGCTGCAGAAGCTCGCCGGGGAGGACTTCCAGCAGCTCGGTGACGGCTCGTACCTGCTCAACGTCAGCATCATGGTGGCGGCGGGCGGCAAGCTGGTCCTGCAGAGCTCGACCGGCCCGCTGACGATCCGGATGCGCAGCGTGCCCGGTTCGTTCGCCTCGATCGTGAGCGCGGGCGGCAGCGTCCGGATCAACGGCTCGGCGCAGAACCCCGTGAACATCACGAGCTGGAACGAGGAGACCCGCTCGCCGGACACGAAGGTGAGCGACGGCCGCGCCTACGTCCGGGCGATCGGCGGCTCGTTCAGCATGACGTACACGAACGTGAAGCACCTCGGCTTCTGGAGCGGCCGGACCGGCGGCGTCTCGCTGACCGGCTCGGACCGTCCGGACTCGTCCGCCGAGCAGGTCCAGCCGGGCCCGCCCCACCAGGTGCGGATGCCGGACGGGTCGCGGGAGCAGACCCGCGGCAACCGGGACCAGATCGAGGTGCAGGCCGCCGACGGGTCGGGCGGCGCGACCTCGTTCCACGTGCCGCAGGCGAGCCTGGTGAGCGGGACGATCGAGAACTCGACGTTCGACGGCAACGCCTACGGGATCTTCGTGACGGCGTCGAACCAGACGCGGCTGGCCGGGAACACGATCAGCAACAGCCTCGTGAACGGGGTGCTGCTGCACCGGTTCGCGAAGAACGCCGTGATCGAGAACACGACGGTGTCGCGGAGCCGCGGGGACGGGTTCGTCCTGTCGCGCGGCACCGAGGGCGTGCGGATCACGAACTGCACGTCCAAGGACAACGGCGGCAACGGCTACACGCTGAACGGGCAGCCGCTGGCCGAGGGGCCGTCCGCGTCCGGTGAGGGCACGACGGCGTTCGGCCAGAACCTCATCAGCGGCAGCAACGCCGAGGAGAACGAGCGGTACGGGTTCGAGATCCTCGGGGGCGACAACGTCGCCATCCAGAACAGCCGGGTGACCGGCGGCGACATGGGCATCGTGGCGCGCGAGATGGCGACGCGGGTGCAGATCTCGGGCAACCAGGTCCGGGGGTCCGAGCGGCAGGGCATCGTGCTGCGGGACGGCGTCGAGGGCGGCAGCGTCGCGGGCAACGTCATCCACGGCACCCAGACCGCCCTGTACGTGCGCGACTCGTCGGTGACGCTGCAGGGCAACACCGTGCAGTCGGCGTCCCGGCACGGGGTCACGCTGAACGGCGACGTCGCCGCGACGGTCATCGCCGGGAACACCATCAGCGGTTCCGGGTCGAGCGCCCTCGACTACGACCGCGCGCAGGGCCAGTACAAGAACACCGGCAACAACATCAAGGGCTGGAACAAGACCGCGGGTTTCTGGACCTGGGTCAAGCGCGTGTTGAAGCCCATGAACGTGATCTGGGCGGGCGTCTTCCTGCTGGTCGCCGTCTCCGCGTTCCGCTCGCGGGGCACGGGGCTGCGGATCGGCAGGCGGGGCGCCCACCCGTACGAGCAGCAGACCAAGCTCGAGGAGCGCCCCGTGCGCCTGCTCCGCCGTACCCCTCCCGCGGCGCCGCCGAACGGGCAGCGACGGCAGCCCGCGGGAACACGCGTCGACCACTAG
- a CDS encoding nitrous oxide reductase family maturation protein NosD → MTLPDPTSRTPAARPPGPRRRGPRTAAAGLALGLGLAPLAVLSGTPAHAAPTPTPGQPTGQPSGQPTGQPTQPGQGGQQNGQQQGAQQGAQQGAQQGAQPGAQQPAQQGGQGAGAASPQATLVDQEDQRILQIRSVLTAILQIGGQATGQWKQPQIFGSSHGKTLVLPNIGQAYTAADLAKYGGKYVKRLPDGSFLLGIPVYVADGAELTLKNPDGPLVLRMGSMPGAFASIVSFGGKINIEGTARNPVQITSWDPRTNRPDTETADGRAYIRAVGGQFHAKHAKFSQLGFWSGRTGGIALTGTDRPQSEYKRYTKEERAQNKEDRLEANKNRGGGGGPGDIEIQEPGGTATHVPAADLVTGSIDNTTISGNAFGLFVSGSNQSQITNNRIENSLVDGLVMHRFAKNANIANTTVTGSRGDGFVLARATEKIRITDSTSERNGQNGFTVNGAALAEGPSASGESLQTFGGSSISNSVSRGNGHYGVELLGGHKLSVQNSKIIGGDMGIVVRESATEVQISGNQLTEQVRQGISVRDGVEDASLAGNTIVGARTGIYLRDSSGKLTGNVIKGAGAHGITFVGDAEGSEVRNNTLQGRGTSAVSTSRSSGDIVEDDNNTDGWTDTASLWMKFRRYLTPMNLIWAGVFLMVLFSMLRARNGGLRIGRTGLHPYALQQPMEKRQVWSLPRRPAGPPPAAPAGAHAGVPPVGAAPPGAPAGQPVAGRHAAPAAPVPQPIPTAAGRRGTGTTPPFGAPPNGPQPSGPRAQPAPSTGRMRGPQHAAPNGSNTTGPLPVQPPQTPPHPTPRGGVRQPERR, encoded by the coding sequence GTGACCCTTCCCGACCCGACTTCGCGGACGCCCGCGGCGCGTCCGCCCGGCCCGCGCCGGCGCGGCCCGCGGACGGCGGCGGCCGGTCTCGCGCTCGGCCTCGGGCTCGCCCCGCTCGCCGTCCTGAGCGGGACGCCCGCGCACGCCGCACCGACGCCCACGCCCGGCCAGCCGACCGGCCAGCCCAGCGGGCAGCCGACCGGGCAGCCCACGCAACCGGGCCAGGGCGGTCAGCAGAACGGACAGCAGCAGGGCGCCCAGCAGGGCGCGCAGCAAGGGGCCCAGCAGGGGGCCCAACCGGGTGCCCAGCAGCCCGCGCAGCAGGGCGGGCAGGGGGCCGGGGCGGCGAGCCCGCAGGCCACGCTCGTCGACCAGGAGGACCAGCGGATCCTGCAGATCCGGTCCGTCCTGACCGCGATCCTGCAGATCGGCGGCCAGGCCACCGGGCAGTGGAAGCAGCCGCAGATCTTCGGCTCCAGCCACGGCAAGACGCTCGTGCTGCCCAACATCGGCCAGGCGTACACGGCCGCCGACCTCGCCAAGTACGGCGGCAAGTACGTCAAGCGGCTGCCGGACGGCTCGTTCCTGCTGGGCATCCCGGTGTACGTCGCCGACGGCGCGGAGCTGACGCTGAAGAACCCGGACGGCCCGCTCGTCCTGCGGATGGGCAGCATGCCCGGCGCGTTCGCGTCGATCGTCAGCTTCGGCGGGAAGATCAACATCGAGGGCACCGCCCGGAACCCGGTGCAGATCACGAGCTGGGACCCCCGGACGAACCGTCCCGACACCGAGACCGCGGACGGCCGCGCCTACATCCGCGCGGTCGGGGGCCAGTTCCACGCGAAGCACGCGAAGTTCTCCCAGCTCGGCTTCTGGAGCGGGCGGACCGGCGGCATCGCGCTGACCGGCACCGACCGGCCGCAGAGCGAGTACAAGCGCTACACCAAGGAAGAGCGGGCGCAGAACAAGGAAGATCGCCTCGAGGCCAACAAGAACCGTGGCGGTGGCGGCGGTCCCGGCGACATCGAGATCCAGGAGCCGGGCGGGACGGCGACGCACGTGCCGGCCGCCGACCTGGTCACCGGTTCGATCGACAACACCACGATCAGCGGGAACGCGTTCGGGCTGTTCGTCTCCGGCTCGAACCAGTCGCAGATCACCAACAACCGGATCGAGAACAGCCTGGTGGACGGGCTGGTCATGCACCGGTTCGCCAAGAACGCCAACATCGCGAACACGACGGTGACCGGCAGCCGCGGCGACGGGTTCGTCCTGGCCCGGGCCACCGAGAAGATCCGCATCACCGACAGCACGTCCGAGCGGAACGGCCAGAACGGCTTCACCGTCAACGGGGCGGCCCTGGCCGAGGGGCCGTCGGCGTCCGGCGAGTCGCTGCAGACGTTCGGCGGCAGCTCCATCAGCAACAGCGTCTCCAGGGGCAACGGCCACTACGGGGTCGAGCTGCTCGGCGGGCACAAGCTGTCGGTGCAGAACAGCAAGATCATCGGCGGGGACATGGGCATCGTGGTGCGCGAGAGCGCCACCGAGGTGCAGATCTCCGGCAACCAGCTCACCGAGCAGGTGCGGCAGGGCATCTCCGTCCGCGACGGCGTCGAGGACGCCAGCCTCGCCGGGAACACGATCGTCGGTGCCCGCACCGGCATCTACCTGCGCGACTCGTCCGGGAAGCTGACCGGCAACGTGATCAAGGGCGCCGGCGCGCACGGCATCACGTTCGTCGGGGACGCGGAGGGCTCCGAGGTCCGCAACAACACGCTGCAGGGCCGGGGGACGAGCGCGGTCAGCACGTCCCGGTCGAGCGGCGACATCGTCGAGGACGACAACAACACCGACGGCTGGACCGACACCGCGTCGCTGTGGATGAAGTTCCGGCGCTACCTGACCCCGATGAACCTGATCTGGGCGGGCGTGTTCCTCATGGTGCTGTTCTCGATGCTGCGTGCCCGGAACGGCGGGCTGCGCATCGGCCGCACGGGGCTGCACCCGTACGCGCTGCAGCAGCCGATGGAGAAGCGGCAGGTGTGGAGCCTGCCGCGCCGTCCCGCCGGTCCCCCGCCGGCCGCTCCGGCGGGCGCCCACGCGGGCGTCCCCCCGGTCGGCGCGGCCCCGCCGGGCGCGCCCGCCGGGCAGCCGGTCGCCGGGCGGCACGCCGCCCCGGCCGCGCCGGTGCCGCAGCCGATCCCGACGGCCGCCGGGCGCCGCGGCACCGGCACGACGCCGCCGTTCGGCGCGCCGCCGAACGGTCCGCAGCCGTCCGGCCCGCGCGCCCAACCCGCCCCGTCCACCGGACGGATGCGCGGCCCGCAGCACGCCGCGCCGAACGGTTCGAACACGACCGGGCCGCTGCCGGTGCAGCCGCCCCAGACGCCGCCGCACCCGACGCCGCGCGGCGGCGTCCGGCAGCCGGAACGGAGGTGA
- a CDS encoding glycosyltransferase family 2 protein translates to MDKPVVNNFRTTVSVVVPSYREDPEIMMQCLDSWLAQNPSEIIIVIDVADTEGHRRLAQVTDPRVHVLVYEHSGKRSALGVGIRAARGEIIVFADSDTWWQPGLLDAVQMPFEDPQVGGVGTQQNVFQRETSVWRRIADWLVNLRYYDYVPAQGSKGGVACLSGRTAAYRRAVILPVVENLENEFFLGRRCIAGDDGRLTWLTLSQGYKTVHQSSARAISMFPDSFRAFFKQRIRWSRNSYRCYLTALWKGWLWKTPFVTKVTVLQILLTPVTMGVTLAYLIFSRILDNLTPVGISLAIGWVLFGRGVRGWSHLKRHPKEILLLPLTALVIIMISLPIKLYAFITMNKQGWLTRSADQVGGAGQSASSLQGVG, encoded by the coding sequence ATGGACAAGCCGGTCGTGAACAACTTCCGCACGACCGTGTCGGTGGTGGTCCCGTCGTACCGCGAGGACCCCGAGATCATGATGCAGTGCCTGGACAGCTGGCTCGCCCAGAACCCGAGCGAGATCATCATCGTGATCGACGTCGCCGACACCGAGGGGCACCGGCGGCTGGCGCAGGTCACCGACCCGCGCGTCCACGTCCTGGTCTACGAGCACTCGGGCAAGCGGTCGGCGCTCGGCGTCGGCATCCGCGCCGCCCGGGGCGAGATCATCGTCTTCGCCGACTCCGACACCTGGTGGCAGCCCGGCCTGCTGGACGCCGTCCAGATGCCCTTCGAGGACCCGCAGGTCGGCGGCGTCGGCACCCAGCAGAACGTCTTCCAGCGCGAGACGAGCGTGTGGCGCCGGATCGCGGACTGGCTGGTCAACCTGCGCTACTACGACTACGTCCCGGCGCAGGGGTCCAAGGGCGGCGTGGCCTGCCTGTCCGGCCGGACGGCCGCCTACCGCCGCGCGGTGATCCTTCCCGTCGTGGAGAACCTGGAGAACGAGTTCTTCCTGGGCCGCCGCTGCATCGCCGGCGACGACGGCCGCCTCACCTGGCTGACGCTGTCGCAGGGCTACAAGACCGTGCACCAGTCGTCCGCGCGCGCCATCTCCATGTTCCCCGACTCCTTCCGCGCCTTCTTCAAGCAGCGCATCCGGTGGAGCCGCAACTCCTACCGCTGCTACCTCACCGCCCTGTGGAAGGGCTGGCTGTGGAAGACCCCGTTCGTCACCAAGGTCACCGTCCTGCAGATCCTGCTCACCCCCGTGACCATGGGCGTCACGCTGGCCTACCTCATCTTCAGCCGGATCCTGGACAACCTCACCCCGGTCGGCATCTCGCTGGCGATCGGCTGGGTGCTGTTCGGCCGAGGCGTGCGAGGCTGGTCGCACCTCAAGCGCCACCCGAAGGAGATCCTGCTGCTGCCGCTGACCGCCCTCGTGATCATCATGATCTCGCTGCCGATCAAGCTGTACGCGTTCATCACCATGAACAAGCAGGGCTGGCTGACCCGCTCCGCAGACCAGGTGGGCGGCGCCGGGCAGAGCGCGAGCTCGCTGCAGGGAGTGGGCTGA